From Glycine soja cultivar W05 chromosome 4, ASM419377v2, whole genome shotgun sequence, the proteins below share one genomic window:
- the LOC114409281 gene encoding 5'-adenylylsulfate reductase-like 4, giving the protein MRMRVWGSEIVFALLLCGTLSCTAQAIHNRVSLSTTTTTICPARSLLDFILGFPDSTCPLPNSLGSIAVTEGDEVSLQKALNMVHKNNHEYVAVLFYASWCPFSRVFRSVFSVLSALHPSIPHFAIEESLVRPSILSKYGVHGFPTLFILNSTMRVRYHGSRTLGSLIGFYNDVTGIMIDSLDQLSLEKIGRSSADESHGNTEPESCPFSWARSPENLLRQETYLALATTFVVLRLLYLFFPTLLICIQYTWRRVIQNIRIWSLLEHPLVYLKRLTQSFNCLKEPCKRRNLQEGAMNARAWASKSLATVSIGEESSSRGMHL; this is encoded by the exons aTGAGGATGAGGGTTTGGGGATCCGAGATCGTGTTCGCCCTATTGCTATGTGGGACCCTCTCATGCACTGCTCAAGCTATTCATAATAGGGTTTCtctctccaccaccaccaccaccatctgtCCTGCTCGTTCCCTCCTCGATTTCATCTTAGGGTTTCCAGATTCCACCTGCCCTCTTCCCAATTCTCTTGGATCCATTGCCGTCACCGAG GGAGATGAGGTTTCTTTGCAGAAGGCGCTGAATATGGTTCACAAGAATAATCATGAATATGTGGCTGTGCTCTTCTATGCGTCCTGGTGCCCTTTCTCTCGGGTGTTTAGATCAGTTTTCTCTGTTCTCTCTGCGCTACACCCTTCCATTCCTCATTTTGCCATTGAAGAATCATTGGTTAGGCCAAG CATACTGTCCAAATATGGTGTCCATGGTTTCCCTACACTGTTCATTTTGAATTCTACGATGCGGGTTCGGTATCATGGGTCCCGGACCCTTGGCTCACTCATTGGTTTCTACAATGATGTTACTG GGATTATGATTGATTCACTTGATCAGCTATCACTTGAGAAAATTGGTCGTTCATCTGCCGATGAGAGTCATGGTAACACCGAGCCAGAAAGTTGTCCATTTTCATGGGCTAGATCTCCAGAAAACTTACTACGTCAGGAAACTTATTTGGCTCTGGCCACTACATTTGTGGTTTTGAGATTACTATACTTGTTTTTCCCTACGCTGCTTATATGTATTCAATATACTTGGAGAAGGGTCATCCAAAATATTAGAATATGGAGCTTGCTTGAACATCCTTTGGTTTATTTGAAGCGCCTAACACAGTCATTTAACTGTTTGAAAGAGCCATGCAAGAGACGTAATCTGCAGGAAGGAGCAATGAATGCTAGAGCATGGGCTTCCAAGTCCCTTGCCACCGTTTCAATTGGAGAGGAAAGCAGCAGCCGTGGGATGCATCTGTGA